The genomic window TCGAGGGCAACTGCGCTGATGGCTTGCCGATTGTCGGCCCCTCGCCAAGCCGGGCCGGCCTCTATCACGCGTTCGGCTTCTCGGGCCATGGCTTCCAGATGGCGCCGGCCGCCGGAGCGGTGATCAGCGAACTGATCACCAAAGGCGAAACGCCCACCGATATATCTGCCCTTTCGCCGCAACGCTTTGGCAGTTGTGTGTTTGCCGCAGCTATGGCCGAGAGCGAGATCTGACAAGGAGGAATGCTCGATGAGCAACATATTTCATCGCTCTGCAAAAAGCGTCCCCCCTATGGCCAGCCATGCGTCAGGCTGCACGATTGTCGATCAGAGCGGCAAGAGGTACCTCGATGCTTGTGGAGGTGCGGCCGTTTCATGCATCGGTCATGGCGATCAGGACGTTGTTGCTGCAATCCGCGAGCAAGCTGAAAAGCTCGCTTATGCGCATACCAGCTTCTTCACTACCGACGCTGCAGAGGAACTCGCCGCCTATCTCAGTACGAGCACCGAGTCCCGGCTACCAAAAGTCTATTTTACGTCCGGCGGCTCCGAGGCCGCTGAAACTGCGTTGAAGATGGCTCACAGCTACCACCGGGAGCGCGGCCAGCCGGGGCGAACCCATATCATTGCGCGCCGCCAGTCCTATCACGGCAATACCGTTGGCGCTCTCTCGACGGGTGGCAACATGTGGCGGCGAACCGCCTATGAAGCGCTGATGCTGCCTGGGATCTCCCATATCGATCCCTGCTTTTACTATCGCTATGCCGCGCCTGATGAAAGTCCGGAAGCCTATGGACGACGGATGGCTGTCCAACTTGCGGAGGAGATTGAGCGCATCGGCGCAGATAACGTGTCCTGCTTCATCGCTGAAACCGTCGTGGGTGCCACATCGGGCTGCGTGGCCGCCGAAGAGGGATACTTCAAGGCGATCCGCGCGATCTGCGATCGACACGGCGTATTGCTGATCCTCGATGAGGTGATGTGCGGCATGGGCCGCACGGGCACGTTGCACGCATTTGAGCAGGAGGGCATCGTTCCGGACATCCTGATTATCGCCAAAGGATTGGGTGCAGGCTACATCCCACTTGGTGCAGTGATGTGTCGCGACTTCGTCTTTGAAGCCTTCCATAAGGGGTCCGGTGCGTTCATTCATGGCCACACATTCGTTGGCCATCCCGTGGCTTGCGCGGCGGCACTGGCGACCCAGAACGTCATCCGCGAGAAGAATCTCGTCGATGCGTCAGCCCGTCAGGGCCGCGTTTTGCTGGAACGTCTAGCCGAGGTATTTCGGTCGCATTCCCATGTCGGCGACATCCGCGGGCGTGGGCTATTCATTGGCTTGGAACTGGTGGAGGACAGGGCGACCAACGTGCCATTTGCGCCGGACGTGCAACTCAACGCCAGGGTCAAGCGGGCGGCCATGGACATTGGCCTGCTGATCTACCCAGGTGGTGGAACGATCGATGGGCGTCTCGGCGACCACATTCTCCTTGCCCCGCATTATATCCTCACGGAAGACGAGATCGAAACCATCGTCGCCAGACTGGCTGTTGCGATGGACGAAGCGATCACATCTGCGCGGCAACAGACATCCCTGAGCGAATCATAGCTCCATCTGGGTTGTGCTTTTTGACGCGGATCAAGCTCGCCGCGTGTCAGAAATTGGATTGAAAGCCGTGCAATGCTGCGCGGCGCTTTTGCCAATATCGAAGCGACCTGGCACGGTACGTGATGCGCCGGTGATTTTATTTGATCTGATTGTTGAGATGCGGACTATTGCGGACGAGGATCGGCTTCGAGAGTACTAGCGCTCAGCCCCGCAGACCGTTTTCGGTGCCGCAGGAAAGGATCGCCTCGTCATTGCTCAGGCTACCGTCGATGACGATGGCCGCCGCATCGAAGAAATGATCGCGCTCGACGAAACCGTCCCCGACCGGGCGCGGCGCACGACCTCGTCGAGATGCGCCGGCCGATCCTCCGCTCGGCAAACGCCGGAAACGAGGTTTGTGGCGGTAGCTCCCGACTTCCGAGGTATTGATATGCATATTTTTCAATTATATAGGTAACTATATCGGCCTTTCGTTTCCGCCACACGGATACCTCCTTCCCGCGCGTGTACAACTGGGTGCGCCAGAACCATCAAAATTCAACAACGTCGCGGCTGAATATTCTTCAATCGAAGAAAAGAGCTAATTTAACGGGCTCTACGTACCGAGCGATTGCGTGGAAATCCACAAGAAACCCCCTAAACGGATTCCAACGTTCTCAAAAATCTGTTGGGACTCACAATCGAAAGCATCGAGAGGCGACCCTTACCTGCTGCGATAGTGCATTTTGCGGCTAACGACCTAACGCCTTGGAAGGCGCGTATCCTGCTGCAACTCGCGTTGGTCCACGCAAACGACGTCCGCAGCTTTCAGGACATATTCGACGAATTCTGATGACTTATCGTGCAACTACCAACAGAAATACCAACTACGGTGTTAGATGGTGAACGCCGTCACCCCGATCGTCCGGATCGCCTCGGCTACCGGCCGTCCCTGCGACACCAAAACGTCGACCTGCCGAAGCTTCACGACGATCTCTTCAGGCTTATGCTTCTTCTGCGCCATCGCGCCATCCTCCAAAGGCCCGAAAGCCTACTTCACGGACGACCACTTTCCAGGGGGCAGGCCAGATTGATCGAACGTGTCGGCCGCGTGAAGTAGGCGAGTGTATGCTGGTCGCTGCAGCAATCTCACTCCATTATGGCCTCTACGAGCGCAACCTCCCACTGCTTCAGCTGGGTATCTTTCCTTGCCAATTCGCTGCGCTCAACGCTTCACTAGCGCCAGCTCGTATTCCAATCGCTCGCGAATCTTGTGCCTCAGGTCACGAAGTTGTCGACTGATAGGCCTTCCGAGTGCTCCCATCGATTTCGAAGCCCGCTTCGCGTAGGCAGCGAACGTTCAAGACCGATAGTCGTCGGATTTGCTGCGGAAGTCCTCGACCGGGCCAAACGCTTGCACAAATTTCTCAAAGTCGACGAGACCCAGGATATCGCTTACGGCTTTGCCTTGGTATCGCTTCACTAGGCGGATCGCCATGGCTTGCGAGACCGAAGCAATCTTGCGATGGAGATTGCTCATTGTCTTATCGCGGATGTACACCTGCCTTCCATCATACCGGAAGCCCAGGTACTCAAACGGCTTGTTAAGGGTTGGCTTCCCGTTTTTGTCGGTCGCTTTGATCACTGTGACCGTCTGTCGATGTCCGGTCTGGACGAACTTGTGTATCGCCGACTTCTCTTCCTTGATAAGGAGCCCTTTGCCATAGGTGGTGATTGCGTAGCGGATGTCCTTCTCGAGAAAGATGGCATCTGCTTCGGAGATCGGCGCAATGACGAGAATGTCATCAGAGTATCGAAAATATGTTCCGCCAATCTTTTTCGCAAAGATTGCGGACATATTTGTCGAATTCGAACAGGTAAGCATTGGCCAGAAGATCGGATAGGGGTGCACCTTGGGGAACGCCCCTTCCAGTCGAATTGACCTCGACTATGTTAGGTTTTGGATCAGCGATCTTCTGGCGAAAAATTTTTCCGTCGCATAGCTGAGCGGGTATGTCCTTTCGGGCGCGGAGATAGCCCTTCCGTATATTTCCATGCTTGTCGGCTTTGTCGCCGTAATAACCAAGCCTCTCATAAGCTTTGATGACGTCGACGAACGCATAACGGGTGATGGCCTCGAAAACCTTAAAGTGATCCGCAGGGAGCTTTGCCCGCCCGATCAGTTCAGCCCAAACTTGTTTTACTCGGCCATGTTTCAAGGTCTCGAAGAAATTGCTTATATCGAGTGCGACTGCACAGCAATGTCGGTGAGACTCAACACCGCGCCCAATGTCGCATCCCATTGAGGCGCGTGGCGTACGGAACTGCCCGCGCATGTGCAGGATGTCCATGGGACCTCCTGGAAGGTCGCTATCGACTTGCCCCAATTACAAACCCTTAGAAAGTGAATCGGAGGGCCAACAGCAGAGTTCCAGCTTAACCGCGGAAGATCCGGCCCGTCTATCCAACCCGGCTTCCGGCAAAACCGCGTCATCCCGCAGGCAGTCTTCCAATTTCGTCAGGAACCTAGGATTTCCCTGATGCCGCGATGATCTGAAGCGTGACTGGCCAGCGCCGAATAATGCGTGAGACCAGCACGATACTACGGAACTAGGAGAGTGGACCCAGTGGTCCCGCGGCTCTCAAGCGCGCGATGCGCCTCCGCGGCAGCTTTTAGCGGGAATTTCGCGTTGACCGGGACCGAGACTTTGCCTGATGCGACGGCCCCGAAGAGGTTCTTCGCCATCGCGATGGTTGTTTCTCGATCCGCCATGTAGGTATTCAACGTAGGACGTGTGACATAGAGAGAGCCCTTAGAAGCCAGGACGCCCAGATTGAAGGCCTCAACCGCGCCCGATGCGTTGCCGAAGCTCGCGAGCAACCCGAAAGACCTTAGCGAATCCAGCGAGGCTATAAAGGTGTCCTTGCCGATCCCATCATAGACGACATCACACATCGCGCCTCCGGTGATTTCTCTTACGCGCGCAGCGACATTCTCTTCTCGGTAGAGGATTACATGGTCGCAGCCATTCGCTTTAGCGAGCTCCGCCTTGCCCTTTGAGCCGGCAGTTCCTATCACGGTGGCGCCTAGGACCTTGCCCCATTGACTCAGAATCAGTCCGGTCGCCCCCGCTGCGGCATGAACAAGGATCGTCTCACCCGGTCCCACCCTATAAGTCCGATGTAGTAGGTATTCGGCAGTGAACCCCTTCAATAACATGCCCGCCGCGTCCTCGTAGGAAATCGCGGCGGGCAAAGAGACGGCCGATGTTGCTGGAACGATACGCTCTTCTGCGTATGCCCCGTGAGTTGATATTGCGGCGACTCTGTCGCCCGCCTTGAATTCGGCGACATTCGGGCCGACGGCGAGCACCTCACCGGCCGACTCGTTGCCAAGGACAAGCGGCAGCCTCGGTACGGGATAGAGGCCCGATCGAAAATAGGTATCAATGAAGTTGAGGCCGATGGCGCGGTTCTTGATTAGCAGTTCGCCGGGGCCAGGAGCCGGAAGAGTGATCTCCTCAAACCGCATAACATCCGGCCCACCGTTTTTATGAATGCGGATAGCATTGACCATTGACTACTCCTAATCTGAAATTCTGTTGCTTGGCCGAGACGATCTCCACCTGGAGCGACCGCCTCCTGTATAATCTGCTCAGTCCAGGTTTGGAAAGGGTGCCCCGAGCGATGTTCAAGACAGCACTTCGCACACAGTGGAATTTGGCGACGTCATGCCCTCATTCATGACTGGACTGTGATAACTACCGGTTGAGCCACTGAGTGCCGCTGGGTGAAAAGTCGAGAACGAGTCAATTTGGCACGTGCTTCAGCATCCTTTGGCGAACGCGAGCATCGCGAAATCCGATGCTCAGCATCATGATAATTCTCTTTCGACGCTGATTATCAATGCTAATGTTTGCACATAATCAAGGGGAAAGAAGGCACCACATGGAATTCAGCACGTTAGCCCGCTCGATGTCGCGCCTACGCCGTGCGTGGAAACCGCTCTCGCTGGCAGCGTTCTGCCTGGCTGTCGCAAACGGCAACGTTCAGGCCGAGACCTCCAGGCTCGACGACGTCCTCAAGCGCGATAAATTAATAGTCGTTGGATCCAGCACAACGCCGCCGGCTGGATTCGTGAACGAGAAAGGCGAGCACACGGGTTTCGAAATCGAATTCGCGCGTCTGATAGCCAAGTATCTCCTGGGCAGCCCAGACAAGATCGAGTTCATCATCACGAGTGCCGACGGCCGCTTTCCCGCCGTGCTGTCCGGCAAGGCCGATTTCGGAATTTCAACCGCAACGATCTATCCGGACAGGGCCGTCCGATTGGCGTTTACGAGACCGTACATGGACGCCGGTACCGCCGTCGTTGTGCCGGAGGAGTCGCCCATCAAGGAAATCGCGGATCTCAACAGCCCTGACGTCAACCTCGCGTCAAGCAACAGCGCGGCCGCTGTGGACCGTGCAAAGCGGTTCAACGCCAAGGGCAACCCGCTCTTTTTCGACACTGACGCCGCGGCGTTTCTGGCGCTGGAGACAGGGCGTGCGCAAGCCTATCAAGCAGACATCGCAGTTGCGAAGTGGCGGGCGGCAAATTCCAAGAAGAAGTTCCGGCTGCTGCCCGGCCTCCTTGGCAATCGCAACGGCAACGCGATCTATATGAAGCCGGGCGACTTCAGGATGTGGCTCACCCTGGACACCATCGTTCAGGAACTCGTCACAGGTTCGAAGTACGACGAATATCGCGAACTGTATCGCAAATGGTTCGACTCCGATCCTCCGCCCCAGCGCTTCTATAACTAAGTGCCGCGGCGCAGTTCTGGGTCTCGATTTCATGGCCCAAGCCGCGCCGCCTTCGCGCAGGGCAACCGCGTGCGCCCGAACGGCGCGAGCCGGCGTTGACCCTGCGCCAAGATCGGACCACGCGTCCGCGACGGGTTCAGATTTCGAGAGTGATTGGCGGGAGCGGCTTCCGGCGAGGCCGGCCTGGAGCAAGTCCGCCTTTTGCGGACTTGCTCCCTTCACAAGAAACGCTCGAATTCGGCGGCTTGGAGAGTATCGGCTGATCTAATCCAAACCCGATTTGCTCCAGCGCAGAGCGCCTGCCCACCGCCGAAGCGTAATGTGAAGCGGAGCGTCTCGTAATCTCCACCAGAACGTTGTTACGCGCTGATAGCGATGATCATAATCGGCAGTAAAATAGACCGCTCGCGCCAATCCTCCTGCTTCCGATCATAAAATCGGATCAGAATTTTACCTAAAGCTAGATAAGATGGTAAATTGCGATCAAAAATCGCGCGCCCGGAACAATATTGTCGTCATCCGGCGATACTCAACACAAGCGACTAAGGCTTTGGCAATGAAAAACG from Hyphomicrobiales bacterium includes these protein-coding regions:
- a CDS encoding Adenosylmethionine-8-amino-7-oxononanoate aminotransferase, translating into MSNIFHRSAKSVPPMASHASGCTIVDQSGKRYLDACGGAAVSCIGHGDQDVVAAIREQAEKLAYAHTSFFTTDAAEELAAYLSTSTESRLPKVYFTSGGSEAAETALKMAHSYHRERGQPGRTHIIARRQSYHGNTVGALSTGGNMWRRTAYEALMLPGISHIDPCFYYRYAAPDESPEAYGRRMAVQLAEEIERIGADNVSCFIAETVVGATSGCVAAEEGYFKAIRAICDRHGVLLILDEVMCGMGRTGTLHAFEQEGIVPDILIIAKGLGAGYIPLGAVMCRDFVFEAFHKGSGAFIHGHTFVGHPVACAAALATQNVIREKNLVDASARQGRVLLERLAEVFRSHSHVGDIRGRGLFIGLELVEDRATNVPFAPDVQLNARVKRAAMDIGLLIYPGGGTIDGRLGDHILLAPHYILTEDEIETIVARLAVAMDEAITSARQQTSLSES
- a CDS encoding hypothetical protein (Evidence 5 : Unknown function); this encodes MHINTSEVGSYRHKPRFRRLPSGGSAGASRRGRAPRPVGDGFVERDHFFDAAAIVIDGSLSNDEAILSCGTENGLRG
- a CDS encoding hypothetical protein (Evidence 5 : Unknown function), with the protein product MAQKKHKPEEIVVKLRQVDVLVSQGRPVAEAIRTIGVTAFTI
- a CDS encoding hypothetical protein (Evidence 5 : Unknown function) produces the protein MLVAAAISLHYGLYERNLPLLQLGIFPCQFAALNASLAPARIPIARESCASGHEVVD
- a CDS encoding hypothetical protein (Evidence 5 : Unknown function), which produces MSAIFAKKIGGTYFRYSDDILVIAPISEADAIFLEKDIRYAITTYGKGLLIKEEKSAIHKFVQTGHRQTVTVIKATDKNGKPTLNKPFEYLGFRYDGRQVYIRDKTMSNLHRKIASVSQAMAIRLVKRYQGKAVSDILGLVDFEKFVQAFGPVEDFRSKSDDYRS
- a CDS encoding hypothetical protein (Evidence 5 : Unknown function), whose product is MDILHMRGQFRTPRASMGCDIGRGVESHRHCCAVALDISNFFETLKHGRVKQVWAELIGRAKLPADHFKVFEAITRYAFVDVIKAYERLGYYGDKADKHGNIRKGYLRARKDIPAQLCDGKIFRQKIADPKPNIVEVNSTGRGVPQGAPLSDLLANAYLFEFDKYVRNLCEKDWRNIFSIL
- the qorA gene encoding putative quinone oxidoreductase 1 (Evidence 3 : Putative function from multiple computational evidences), whose protein sequence is MVNAIRIHKNGGPDVMRFEEITLPAPGPGELLIKNRAIGLNFIDTYFRSGLYPVPRLPLVLGNESAGEVLAVGPNVAEFKAGDRVAAISTHGAYAEERIVPATSAVSLPAAISYEDAAGMLLKGFTAEYLLHRTYRVGPGETILVHAAAGATGLILSQWGKVLGATVIGTAGSKGKAELAKANGCDHVILYREENVAARVREITGGAMCDVVYDGIGKDTFIASLDSLRSFGLLASFGNASGAVEAFNLGVLASKGSLYVTRPTLNTYMADRETTIAMAKNLFGAVASGKVSVPVNAKFPLKAAAEAHRALESRGTTGSTLLVP
- a CDS encoding Transporter substrate-binding domain-containing protein; the encoded protein is MEFSTLARSMSRLRRAWKPLSLAAFCLAVANGNVQAETSRLDDVLKRDKLIVVGSSTTPPAGFVNEKGEHTGFEIEFARLIAKYLLGSPDKIEFIITSADGRFPAVLSGKADFGISTATIYPDRAVRLAFTRPYMDAGTAVVVPEESPIKEIADLNSPDVNLASSNSAAAVDRAKRFNAKGNPLFFDTDAAAFLALETGRAQAYQADIAVAKWRAANSKKKFRLLPGLLGNRNGNAIYMKPGDFRMWLTLDTIVQELVTGSKYDEYRELYRKWFDSDPPPQRFYN